The following nucleotide sequence is from Syntrophorhabdaceae bacterium.
CCCGGGAAGACAGTGCCATAACACAATGGAAGGAGATATTATCCTTCTATTGTAGAAGGTACGGAAGAATATTCATATATCAATAATATGCTTAATTAATACCTATAGATTTTAGGTATTGAAGCCGGCTCAGGCGAGGGAGAGGAGAAAAGTCTGGAGGTTCACCCTTCTCTTATTTAAGTTCAGTTTCCGCCTTATATTATAGCGGTGTATGTCGATGGTGCGGGTCGAAAGCGTGAGGAGCCGGGACATCTCCTTGGTGGACTTCCCTTTCTTTATCAGATCCGCAATAACTATTTCGCGGGGCGTAAAATCCGCATATTTCGAGGCCATATGCCTTACGAAGGGAGACATTATCTC
It contains:
- a CDS encoding helix-turn-helix transcriptional regulator — its product is EIMSPFVRHMASKYADFTPREIVIADLIKKGKSTKEMSRLLTLSTRTIDIHRYNIRRKLNLNKRRVNLQTFLLSLA